The proteins below are encoded in one region of Amycolatopsis acidiphila:
- a CDS encoding PH domain-containing protein: MDNSSASWAPRPALVAVGLLGALVALAGVFLYDDKLGEVFFGVVTVVLAVLSAHGLLVRPRLTADIDGLRVRTLHGEQRFSWPEAHTSLRSTKRMGRDSKTLEISAGEQLFVFGWLELGADPLDVLDTLSALRP, from the coding sequence GTGGATAACTCCTCGGCGAGCTGGGCTCCCCGACCCGCACTCGTCGCGGTCGGGCTCCTCGGCGCGCTCGTCGCACTGGCCGGCGTCTTCCTCTACGACGACAAGCTCGGCGAGGTGTTCTTCGGCGTCGTCACCGTCGTGCTCGCCGTGCTGTCCGCGCACGGCCTGCTGGTCCGGCCCCGGCTGACGGCGGACATCGACGGCCTGCGCGTGCGGACCCTGCACGGCGAGCAGCGGTTCAGCTGGCCGGAGGCGCACACCTCGCTGCGCAGCACCAAACGGATGGGACGCGACAGCAAGACGCTGGAGATCTCCGCCGGCGAGCAGCTGTTCGTGTTCGGCTGGCTCGAGCTCGGCGCCGATCCGCTGGACGTGCTGGACACCCTCAGCGCGTTACGACCCTGA
- the pknB gene encoding Stk1 family PASTA domain-containing Ser/Thr kinase, with protein sequence MSAPRLLSNRYELGDTLGYGGMSEVHHGTDIRLGREVAVKILRADLARDPQFQERFRREAQNAAALNHPAIVAVYDTGETQTEYGPLPYIVMEFVSGRTLRDIVKTEGPMSQKRAMEVMADVCAALDFSHRHGIVHRDVKPANVMITNHGAVKVMDFGIARAMHDGQAAMTQTAAVIGTAQYLSPEQARGEGVDARSDVYAAGCVLYELITGEPPFTGDSPVAVAYQHVREDPKAPSTVNPAVSPELDAIVLKALAKGPANRYQSAAEMRSDMVRVLSGQRPSAPMVMTADERTQVMNGGGPPGHAGDYEEYGDAYGEEDPARRRRRRAWTAVIFTVIGLALVAFIMWLAGAFDTKPTSAQVPDVRSQVQNTAVDTLRNKGFTKVTIVPVSCKMLQTGQPACNNPDDVGKALSTDPAAGATVTTSTEIKLSVGAAPAKVQVPDLSGKTPDDAKAALAAVGLYVDPNQPQVDVSDPNQYGKVVKQSVAPSTTVDEGTTVTISVGKTKNMVNVTDYTGKQFSEAEAGLKGAGFTVAKQTQASAEPAGTVINQKPNAGLQPEGSTVTVYVSDGSLQQIAMPDLRGLTQDQAQARLQQAGWDGQLNYQADRVFDSDQEGLVTRTSPSAGVQITKNQTITIFVGETNGGGGGNSTSPTATSSSHGIIPGP encoded by the coding sequence ATGAGCGCACCCCGACTGCTCTCCAACCGCTACGAACTGGGCGACACGCTCGGCTACGGCGGCATGTCCGAGGTCCACCACGGCACCGACATCCGTCTCGGGCGCGAGGTCGCGGTGAAGATCCTTCGTGCCGACCTGGCCCGCGACCCGCAGTTCCAGGAGCGTTTCCGGCGCGAGGCGCAGAACGCGGCCGCCCTGAACCACCCGGCGATCGTCGCCGTCTACGACACCGGCGAGACGCAGACCGAGTACGGTCCGCTGCCCTACATCGTGATGGAGTTCGTCAGCGGGCGGACGCTGCGCGACATCGTCAAGACCGAGGGTCCGATGTCGCAGAAGCGGGCCATGGAGGTCATGGCCGACGTCTGCGCCGCGCTCGACTTCTCGCACCGGCACGGCATCGTGCACCGGGATGTGAAGCCGGCGAACGTGATGATCACCAACCACGGTGCGGTCAAGGTCATGGACTTCGGCATCGCGCGCGCGATGCACGACGGCCAGGCCGCGATGACGCAGACCGCCGCGGTGATCGGCACCGCCCAGTACCTCTCCCCGGAGCAGGCCCGCGGCGAGGGCGTCGACGCGCGTTCGGACGTCTACGCGGCGGGCTGTGTGCTCTACGAGCTCATCACGGGCGAGCCACCGTTCACCGGCGACTCCCCGGTCGCCGTGGCGTACCAGCACGTCCGGGAGGACCCGAAGGCGCCGTCGACGGTGAACCCGGCGGTCTCGCCGGAGCTGGACGCGATCGTGCTGAAGGCGCTGGCCAAGGGCCCGGCGAACCGGTACCAGTCGGCCGCGGAGATGCGGTCGGACATGGTGCGCGTGCTGTCCGGGCAGCGGCCGTCCGCGCCGATGGTGATGACCGCCGACGAGCGCACCCAGGTGATGAACGGCGGTGGCCCGCCCGGGCACGCGGGCGACTACGAGGAGTACGGTGACGCCTACGGCGAGGAGGACCCGGCCCGCCGGCGGCGACGCCGGGCGTGGACCGCGGTGATCTTCACGGTCATCGGCCTCGCACTGGTCGCGTTCATCATGTGGCTCGCGGGCGCGTTCGACACCAAGCCGACGTCGGCGCAGGTGCCCGACGTGCGAAGCCAGGTCCAGAACACCGCGGTGGACACCCTGCGCAACAAGGGCTTCACCAAGGTCACGATCGTGCCGGTGTCGTGCAAGATGCTGCAGACCGGGCAGCCGGCCTGCAACAATCCCGACGACGTCGGCAAAGCGCTGTCCACCGATCCGGCGGCCGGCGCGACGGTGACCACCTCGACGGAGATCAAGCTGAGCGTCGGTGCCGCGCCCGCCAAGGTCCAGGTGCCGGACCTGTCGGGCAAGACCCCGGACGACGCGAAGGCGGCGCTCGCGGCGGTCGGGCTGTACGTCGATCCGAACCAGCCGCAGGTCGACGTCAGCGACCCGAACCAGTACGGCAAGGTCGTGAAGCAGAGCGTCGCCCCGAGCACGACGGTCGACGAGGGCACGACGGTGACCATCAGCGTCGGCAAGACCAAGAACATGGTCAACGTCACCGACTACACGGGCAAGCAGTTCAGCGAGGCCGAGGCCGGGCTGAAGGGCGCCGGGTTCACGGTGGCCAAGCAGACCCAGGCGTCGGCCGAGCCCGCGGGCACGGTGATCAACCAGAAGCCGAACGCCGGGCTGCAGCCCGAGGGCAGCACGGTGACGGTGTACGTGTCGGACGGGTCGCTGCAGCAGATCGCCATGCCGGACCTGCGTGGCCTGACCCAGGACCAGGCGCAGGCGCGGCTGCAGCAGGCGGGCTGGGACGGCCAGCTCAACTACCAGGCGGATCGGGTGTTCGACAGCGACCAGGAAGGCCTGGTGACCCGGACGTCGCCGAGCGCGGGCGTCCAGATCACGAAGAACCAGACCATCACGATCTTCGTCGGCGAAACCAACGGCGGAGGCGGCGGCAACAGCACCAGCCCGACGGCCACGTCGTCCAGCCACGGCATCATCCCCGGGCCCTGA
- a CDS encoding ATP-binding cassette domain-containing protein has translation MVRLLGVGKRYGRGRPVLTGVDLEIPRGRVVGVVGTNGSGKSTLLRILARVSEPSAGTVEGTPSIGYVPDRFPASTRMTAVGYLRHLGRISGVSDVDSRAAALLGRLALAGGPRAPIRQLSKGNAQKVGLAQALLTDPDLLVLDEPWSGLDPAAHGVLGELIAQTRDRGASVVFTAHDEELAQQHATQVYRMTEGVLRVSAGGPMVRIVLRGSGDVPWRTELVSRDGAQVELVVPADRVDKVLLDALQRGWSVLGVTR, from the coding sequence CTGGTCCGGCTCCTCGGGGTCGGTAAGCGCTACGGCCGGGGGCGACCGGTGCTCACCGGTGTCGACCTGGAGATCCCGCGTGGGCGCGTTGTCGGTGTCGTGGGCACCAACGGGTCCGGGAAGTCCACCTTGCTGCGCATCCTCGCCAGGGTGTCGGAGCCTTCCGCGGGCACGGTCGAAGGCACGCCGTCGATCGGTTACGTGCCGGACCGGTTTCCCGCGTCGACGAGGATGACCGCGGTCGGGTACCTGCGGCATCTCGGCCGGATCAGCGGAGTGTCCGATGTAGACTCCCGCGCGGCCGCGCTGCTCGGCCGGCTCGCGCTGGCCGGCGGTCCGCGCGCGCCGATCCGGCAGCTCTCGAAGGGCAACGCGCAGAAGGTCGGCCTGGCACAGGCGTTGCTGACCGATCCGGACCTACTGGTGCTCGACGAACCGTGGTCCGGCCTCGATCCGGCCGCGCACGGCGTGCTGGGCGAGCTGATCGCGCAGACCCGCGACCGTGGGGCGAGCGTGGTGTTCACCGCCCACGACGAGGAGCTCGCGCAGCAACACGCGACGCAGGTCTACCGGATGACCGAAGGCGTGCTGCGTGTTTCCGCCGGCGGGCCGATGGTGCGGATCGTGCTGCGGGGTTCGGGTGACGTGCCGTGGCGGACAGAGCTGGTATCGCGGGACGGCGCGCAGGTCGAGCTCGTGGTCCCGGCCGACCGCGTCGACAAGGTGCTGCTCGACGCGTTGCAGCGCGGCTGGTCGGTGCTGGGAGTAACCCGGTGA
- a CDS encoding class E sortase — MAILEAPAPKTPRGRGAKTVRTVGELLITAGLVVLLFVVYELYVTDLFSAQKQASAAAGLDQDWSQGRELQSELVDGKAFAKLYIPGFGADYHFTIQEGTDAAALEVGPGHYKGTALPGEPGDFAVAGHRVGKGAPFNDLDLLSSCDAIVVETQTDFFVYRVLPHADEIAGWATGKGKQPQCAKVSTLRTDAPGGGPYGQTVGREVVSPNQGDVVAPVPHQPADVLPAAQQVALLTLTTCHPQFSDKQRLIVHAVLTNQFPKTPGATYAQLLQAIGEA; from the coding sequence GTGGCGATCCTGGAAGCACCGGCGCCGAAGACGCCGCGCGGGCGTGGCGCCAAGACCGTCCGGACGGTCGGTGAACTGCTGATCACGGCCGGTCTGGTCGTGTTGCTGTTCGTCGTCTACGAGCTCTACGTCACCGACCTCTTCTCGGCGCAGAAGCAGGCCAGCGCGGCCGCAGGTCTGGACCAGGACTGGTCGCAGGGCCGGGAGCTGCAGTCCGAACTGGTCGACGGCAAGGCGTTCGCGAAGCTCTACATCCCCGGCTTCGGCGCCGACTACCACTTCACCATCCAGGAGGGCACCGACGCGGCGGCGCTGGAAGTCGGCCCCGGGCACTACAAGGGCACCGCGCTGCCGGGCGAGCCCGGCGACTTCGCGGTCGCGGGGCACCGGGTCGGCAAGGGCGCCCCGTTCAACGACCTGGACCTGCTGAGCTCGTGTGATGCGATCGTCGTCGAGACCCAGACCGACTTCTTCGTCTACCGGGTCCTGCCGCACGCGGACGAGATCGCGGGCTGGGCGACGGGCAAGGGCAAGCAGCCGCAGTGCGCGAAGGTGAGCACCCTGCGCACCGACGCCCCCGGCGGCGGCCCGTACGGGCAGACCGTCGGGCGCGAGGTGGTCAGCCCCAACCAGGGCGACGTCGTGGCGCCGGTGCCACACCAGCCGGCCGACGTGCTGCCGGCGGCGCAGCAGGTGGCGCTGCTCACGCTCACCACCTGCCACCCGCAGTTCTCGGACAAGCAGCGCCTGATCGTGCACGCGGTGCTGACCAACCAGTTCCCGAAGACGCCGGGCGCCACCTACGCCCAGCTGCTGCAGGCGATCGGGGAGGCGTAG
- the crgA gene encoding cell division protein CrgA gives MPKSKVRKKTAYTPPTDRRTPVKVRAAGPSHPIYKIVMFGLMLVGLVWLVVNYIAGDKIGFMADLGNWNFAIGFALMISGLLMTMKWR, from the coding sequence ATGCCCAAGTCCAAGGTCCGCAAGAAGACGGCGTACACGCCGCCCACCGACCGGCGCACGCCGGTCAAGGTGCGCGCCGCGGGGCCGTCGCACCCGATTTACAAGATCGTCATGTTCGGTCTCATGCTGGTCGGACTGGTCTGGCTGGTGGTCAACTACATCGCAGGCGACAAGATCGGGTTCATGGCCGATCTGGGCAACTGGAACTTCGCGATCGGTTTCGCACTCATGATCTCCGGTCTGCTGATGACGATGAAGTGGCGCTAG
- a CDS encoding FAD-dependent oxidoreductase, producing MGAGPAGIYAADLLDKSDAEVSVDLFERMPAPFGLIRYGVAPDHPRIKGIVTALHKVLDKPGIRLLGNIDYGTDVKLDDLREFYDAVVFATGATSDRALEIPGVDLPGSFGAADFVSWYDGHPDVPRSWPLEATSVAVLGVGNVALDVARILAKTADELLTTDIPPNVYAGLKASPVTDVHVFGRRGPAQAKFTPLELRELDHSPNVEVIVDPEDIEFDEASVAVLRSSKQADMVVKTLQEWAIRDQGDRPKRLHLHFFHSPAEVLGADRVTGLRTERTELTGDGNVRGTGEFHDWDVQAVYRAVGYLSSPLAEIPFDHASGTVPNAGGRVLDIDDDQVPGVYVTGWIKRGPVGLIGHTKGDAAETVANLLADADSLERPKHDDPDAILGFLADRGVPFTTWEGWGLLDAHERSLGEPQGRERVKVVEREEMLRVSRSS from the coding sequence GTGGGCGCCGGTCCGGCCGGCATCTACGCCGCCGACCTCCTCGACAAGTCCGACGCCGAGGTCAGCGTCGATCTCTTCGAACGCATGCCGGCGCCGTTCGGTCTCATCCGCTACGGCGTGGCACCGGACCACCCGCGCATCAAGGGCATCGTGACCGCCCTGCACAAGGTCCTCGACAAGCCCGGCATCCGGCTCCTCGGCAACATCGACTACGGCACCGACGTCAAGCTCGACGACCTGCGCGAGTTCTACGACGCGGTCGTCTTCGCCACCGGCGCGACCAGCGACCGCGCACTCGAGATCCCCGGCGTCGACCTGCCCGGCAGCTTCGGCGCCGCCGACTTCGTGTCCTGGTACGACGGCCACCCCGACGTGCCGCGCAGCTGGCCGCTGGAAGCCACCAGCGTCGCCGTGCTCGGCGTCGGCAACGTCGCCCTCGACGTGGCCCGCATCCTGGCCAAGACAGCCGACGAGCTGCTGACCACCGACATCCCGCCGAACGTCTACGCGGGCCTCAAGGCCAGCCCGGTCACCGACGTGCACGTCTTCGGCCGTCGCGGCCCGGCGCAGGCCAAGTTCACCCCGCTGGAGCTGCGGGAGCTGGACCACTCGCCGAACGTCGAGGTCATCGTCGACCCGGAGGACATCGAGTTCGACGAGGCAAGCGTCGCGGTGCTGCGTTCGTCCAAGCAGGCCGACATGGTCGTGAAGACGTTGCAGGAGTGGGCGATCCGCGACCAGGGCGACCGGCCGAAGCGGCTGCACCTGCACTTCTTCCACTCACCGGCCGAGGTGCTCGGCGCGGACCGGGTCACCGGCCTGCGCACCGAGCGCACCGAGCTGACCGGGGACGGCAACGTCCGCGGCACCGGCGAGTTCCACGACTGGGACGTGCAGGCCGTCTACCGCGCGGTCGGCTACCTGTCCTCGCCGTTGGCCGAAATCCCGTTCGACCACGCGAGCGGCACCGTGCCGAACGCGGGCGGCCGGGTGCTGGACATCGACGACGACCAGGTCCCCGGCGTGTACGTGACCGGCTGGATCAAGCGCGGACCGGTGGGCCTGATCGGGCACACCAAGGGCGACGCGGCCGAAACGGTCGCCAACCTGCTGGCGGACGCGGACTCGCTCGAGCGGCCGAAGCACGACGACCCGGACGCGATCCTCGGCTTCCTGGCCGACCGCGGCGTCCCGTTCACCACCTGGGAAGGCTGGGGTCTGCTCGACGCCCACGAGCGCTCCCTCGGCGAGCCGCAGGGCCGCGAGCGAGTCAAGGTCGTCGAGCGCGAGGAGATGCTGCGCGTCTCCAGGTCTAGTTGA
- a CDS encoding peptidylprolyl isomerase, translated as MRRVTESNESLVGAKVKAVLHTNQGDIRLNLFPDHAPKTVANFVGLAEGTKDYTQPNAKGEKSGPFYDGSIFHRVISGFMLQGGDPTGTGRGGPGYRFGDEFHPELQFNRPYLLAMANAGPGTNGSQFFITVAPTTHLNFKHTIFGEVADQDSQNVVDTIANTATGVADRPLSDVVIEKVDIER; from the coding sequence ATGAGGCGCGTGACTGAGAGCAATGAATCCCTCGTTGGTGCGAAGGTCAAGGCCGTGCTGCACACCAACCAAGGCGACATCCGGCTGAACCTCTTTCCTGATCACGCGCCCAAGACCGTGGCGAACTTCGTGGGCCTCGCCGAAGGGACGAAAGATTACACCCAGCCCAACGCCAAGGGCGAGAAGTCTGGTCCGTTCTACGACGGCTCGATCTTCCACCGCGTCATCTCCGGTTTCATGCTGCAGGGCGGCGACCCGACCGGCACCGGACGGGGCGGCCCGGGCTACCGCTTCGGTGATGAGTTCCACCCCGAGCTGCAGTTCAATCGTCCGTACCTGCTCGCGATGGCGAACGCGGGGCCGGGCACGAACGGCTCGCAGTTCTTCATCACCGTCGCGCCGACCACCCACCTCAACTTCAAGCACACGATCTTCGGCGAGGTCGCGGACCAGGACTCGCAGAACGTCGTCGACACGATCGCCAACACGGCGACCGGGGTGGCCGACCGGCCGCTCTCCGATGTCGTGATCGAGAAGGTCGACATCGAGCGCTGA
- a CDS encoding serine/threonine-protein kinase — protein sequence MLSTGQLVAERYRLVSRIAVGGMGEVWQASDTRLDRIVAVKVLKAELSGDAEFLHRFRTEARTTASLNHPGIAAVHDYGESVADEISIAYLVMEFVEGEPLAGILAREGRLAADRVLDILEQAGRALQAAHERGLVHRDIKPGNVLVTPTNTVKITDFGIAKAAHAAPVTRSGMVMGTAHYIAPEQALGHDAEPTSDVYSLAVCGYECLSGHRPFLSEHSVTVAMMHIRDLPPPLPPDVPPGVRALIEATLVKDPRQRYRNGGEFANAVAAVRSGHPLPAPSGLVPQYVPNPVGPISHPVLQPVTPPPMVHPSGVLPMPIPRRRNLTALWVVLVVVLVGLVVAAVLILPRLLSPPDDPSQPGRIGTTDLVPGREQPPPTEVTTYGA from the coding sequence ATGCTGTCCACGGGTCAGCTGGTAGCCGAGCGCTACCGTTTGGTCAGCCGGATCGCCGTCGGGGGCATGGGCGAGGTCTGGCAGGCCAGCGACACCCGGTTGGACCGCATCGTCGCGGTGAAGGTGCTCAAGGCGGAGCTCTCCGGTGACGCGGAGTTCCTGCACCGCTTCCGCACCGAGGCACGGACGACGGCCTCGCTGAACCACCCCGGGATCGCCGCCGTGCACGACTACGGTGAGAGCGTCGCGGACGAGATCTCGATCGCGTATCTGGTCATGGAGTTCGTCGAGGGCGAGCCACTGGCCGGCATCCTCGCGCGAGAAGGCCGGCTCGCCGCCGACCGGGTGCTGGACATCCTCGAGCAGGCGGGCCGGGCACTGCAGGCCGCGCACGAACGTGGCCTGGTGCACCGCGACATCAAGCCCGGCAACGTCCTGGTCACGCCCACCAACACGGTCAAGATCACCGACTTCGGCATCGCGAAGGCGGCGCACGCGGCTCCGGTGACGAGGTCCGGCATGGTCATGGGCACGGCGCACTACATCGCGCCGGAGCAGGCCCTCGGCCACGACGCCGAACCGACGAGCGACGTCTACTCGCTCGCCGTGTGCGGTTACGAATGTCTCAGCGGGCACCGGCCGTTCCTGTCGGAGCACTCGGTGACGGTCGCGATGATGCACATCCGCGACCTGCCGCCGCCGCTGCCGCCGGACGTGCCGCCCGGGGTGCGGGCCCTGATCGAGGCGACGCTGGTGAAGGACCCGCGGCAGCGCTACCGCAACGGCGGCGAGTTCGCGAACGCGGTGGCCGCCGTCCGGTCCGGCCACCCGCTCCCGGCGCCCTCCGGCCTGGTCCCGCAGTACGTGCCGAACCCGGTCGGGCCGATCTCGCATCCGGTGCTGCAGCCGGTGACGCCGCCGCCGATGGTGCACCCCAGCGGGGTGCTGCCGATGCCGATCCCCCGGCGGCGGAACCTGACAGCGCTGTGGGTGGTGCTCGTGGTGGTGCTGGTGGGACTCGTCGTCGCGGCGGTGCTGATCCTGCCGCGGCTGCTCAGCCCGCCGGACGACCCGTCGCAACCGGGGCGGATCGGCACCACGGACCTGGTACCCGGCCGGGAGCAGCCGCCTCCCACTGAAGTTACGACCTACGGGGCATGA
- a CDS encoding rhomboid family intramembrane serine protease: MGAQCIDCVQAGRRQGAGRRQDRPTGSGARTIAGARLSNRLVATPALIALNVLVYAITAVEARDPMNNQISELFRAWVLWPLGIAGGEWWRLFTAGFLHYGPIHLAVNMFSLWIIGREMEVLLGKARFVALYVVSLLGGSVLVYMFSATNGPTAGASGAIYGLLGGVLVAVLRLKLNPAPAIGTIVLNLIITVSLPNISLFGHLGGLVVGAAGTAAMVYAPAKNRVAWQVGALVVLVVALLAVYVYRDSLLASVACSGSGAQLRCSGS, encoded by the coding sequence GTGGGCGCACAGTGCATCGACTGTGTGCAGGCCGGTCGCCGGCAGGGCGCCGGCAGGCGGCAGGACCGCCCGACGGGGTCCGGTGCGCGCACGATCGCCGGCGCGCGGCTGTCCAACCGCCTGGTGGCCACCCCGGCCCTCATCGCGCTCAACGTGCTGGTCTACGCGATCACCGCGGTCGAGGCCAGGGACCCGATGAACAACCAGATCTCGGAACTGTTCCGTGCCTGGGTGCTGTGGCCGCTGGGCATCGCCGGCGGCGAGTGGTGGCGCCTGTTCACCGCCGGCTTCCTGCACTACGGGCCCATCCACCTCGCGGTGAACATGTTCTCGCTCTGGATCATCGGCCGCGAGATGGAGGTGCTGCTCGGCAAGGCCCGGTTCGTCGCCCTGTACGTGGTCTCGCTGCTGGGCGGCAGCGTGCTGGTCTACATGTTCAGCGCCACGAACGGCCCGACAGCCGGCGCCTCGGGCGCGATCTACGGCCTGCTCGGCGGCGTCCTCGTCGCGGTGCTGCGGCTGAAGCTGAACCCGGCGCCCGCGATCGGCACCATCGTGCTGAACCTGATCATCACGGTCTCGTTGCCCAACATCTCGCTGTTCGGGCACCTCGGCGGCCTGGTCGTCGGGGCGGCGGGCACGGCGGCGATGGTCTACGCCCCGGCGAAGAACCGCGTGGCCTGGCAGGTGGGCGCCCTCGTCGTGCTGGTGGTGGCGCTGCTCGCGGTGTACGTCTACCGGGACTCGCTGCTGGCGAGCGTGGCGTGCAGTGGTTCCGGGGCCCAGCTGCGCTGCTCAGGGTCGTAA
- a CDS encoding aminodeoxychorismate/anthranilate synthase component II produces the protein MRVLVVDNYDSFVYNLVQYLAQLGADCTVWRNDVVDLERVGEFDGVLVSPGPGTPERAGQSIDVVRRCAESETPVLGVCLGHQAIGVAWGATVGRAPELLHGKTSQVHHEGEGVLAGLPDPFTATRYHSLTVLPETIPAEFEVTARTESGVVMGMRHRELPVEGVQFHPESVLTQRGHRMLANWMGAAGHPVEESTVDNLVRQVEALQKAAIA, from the coding sequence ATGCGAGTACTCGTCGTCGACAACTACGACAGCTTCGTCTACAACCTCGTGCAGTACCTGGCGCAGCTCGGCGCCGACTGCACGGTGTGGCGCAACGACGTCGTGGACCTCGAGCGCGTCGGCGAGTTCGACGGGGTGCTGGTCTCGCCGGGGCCGGGCACACCCGAACGCGCCGGTCAGAGCATCGACGTCGTGCGCAGGTGTGCCGAGAGCGAGACCCCGGTGCTCGGGGTGTGCCTCGGGCACCAGGCGATCGGCGTCGCCTGGGGGGCGACGGTCGGCCGGGCGCCCGAGCTGCTGCACGGCAAGACCAGCCAGGTGCACCACGAGGGCGAGGGCGTGCTGGCCGGACTGCCCGACCCGTTCACCGCGACCCGCTACCACTCGCTGACCGTGCTGCCGGAGACGATCCCGGCCGAGTTCGAGGTCACCGCGCGTACCGAGTCGGGCGTCGTGATGGGGATGCGGCACCGCGAGCTGCCGGTCGAGGGCGTGCAGTTCCACCCCGAGTCCGTGCTGACGCAGCGTGGGCACCGGATGCTGGCGAACTGGATGGGCGCCGCGGGCCACCCGGTCGAAGAGTCCACTGTGGACAACCTGGTGCGCCAGGTGGAGGCCCTGCAGAAGGCCGCGATTGCGTGA